The genomic window TCTCGGTCGGCGCCATCAGCGCCCCCTGCCAGCCGTGCGCCACCGCCGCCAGCATCGCGTACAACGCCACGATCGTTTTGCCGCTCCCCACGTCTCCCTGCAGCAGCCGGTTCATCGGCCGAGCGAGCGCAATATCGGCCGCGATCTCGGCGATCGCTTGGTTTTGCCCCGGCGTCAGTTCGAACGGCAGCAGCCGGCGGATCCGCGCGTCGATCTTCGCCGTCGCCTCCAGCGGCGGTGCGGGGAGCGCCCGTTGCTCGCTTCGCCGGATCGACAGCGCCAGTTGCAGGATGAACAACTCCTGGAACACGAACCGCCGTCGGGCTCGCTCCATCTCGGCGCGATCGGCCGGGTGGTGGATCTTGCGCACCGCCTCCACCAACGGCATCAAGTCGTACCGCGCCAGCAGCGACGCCGGGAACGCCTCGTCCAACAACTCGGCGAATCCCTCGACCGCCCCCGCCACGCACTTCCGCATCGCATATTGGCTGATCCCCTCGGTCAGCGGGTAGACCGGCAGCAGCTTCGTGTCGAGCGGCGCCTCCTCGTCGGCCAACTGCGTGACCTGCGGGTGCGACATCTCCCACATCAGCCGCTTCTGCGTCGGCCGACCCGTCAGCAGCAGGTGCTGCCCCTTCTGGAATTTGTCGCGCATGAACGGTTGGTTGAACCACGTGGCCCGCAGCCCGTGACCGGCGCCGTCCAACAGCAGCACCGACACGCGGCTCTTGCCGAACCCGCTCGACGCCGCAGCGACCTCCTGCACCACGCCGCGAACGCTCAACAGCCGCCCTTCCTCAAGCTCCGCGACCGGCCGCTCGTCGGACAGGTCCTGATAATCGCGGGGAAAGTGGAACAGCAACTGGGCCGCGGTCCGAATGCCCAACCGGCCCAGCAACTCCCCCCGCGCAGCGCCGACCCCGCGGACGAATTCCACGGGCGTGGTCAGGCGTTCTCGGGCGGAGGGGTCCATGCCATGGATTGTAGCGAATCACGCCGCGACGCTCTCCGTGTCGAGTCGGCGTCCCCAACCATGAGCGGACGGCGCTAGCCGCCGATGAACTGCCGCCAACGCCTCAATCGAGCTTCATCGGGCGCCTCAGGCCCGGAGGGCCGACACGACGGAACGGTCGAATGACCTGTCGCCCCGTTCAAGGGCCGACGGATCAAACGACGGGTCGCGTCCCCCCCCCGGCGGGAATGCGATTCGATCCCGCCTTCCCACCCGCTCGTCTTGGAGCGTGGGCGATCGCGGAGAGTCAGTCCGCGCTTTCCGCCCACGGGTTGATCAGCATCGCTCCGGTGGCTTCAAAGTCGGCCACGTTGCGCGTCATCAGATGAAGCCCGTGGCGGAGCGCCGTCGCGGCGATCAAGCCGTCGATGGCGGGGATCGGCTTCCCCTTCTTTTCCGACTTCGCGGCGATCTCGCCCCAGATCGCGGCCGTTTCCAAATCAATGGACAAGATGCGGTCCCCAGCGGCGACAACGACTCGGTCGAACCACGAGGCGAGCGCTCGCTTTCGAGCGCTCGCCTTGAGCTTGTCGATGCCCTTTCGCAGCTCGCCAAGGGTCAGCACGCTGAGAAAGACGTCCTCGGCGGCGAGGGCTGCAAAACGCTCGCGAACCCGCGGGTGTCCCTGCTTGCGCTGAACTTCGGAAAGGACGCAGGTGTCGATCAGGGTTCTCACAACTCAAGCTCCCGACCGGGGCTGGGGTCGCGCAGCAGGTCGAGCCCCTCCAGGCTTGGGCCGCTCAAAATCAAATCCTTCAGACTGGGGGCGGCGCCGGTCAGGCGGCGATACTCGTCCCCGTCCAGGACGACGTACCGCCGGTCCCGGCGGGTAATGATCTGGGCTTCGCGCTCCGCCAGATTGAGCACTTCGCTGAGCTTGCTCTTGGCGTCGGCGATGGACCACTCGGCGTGCGGCACGGCGACCTCCTGGCACGAGCAAAAAAACTAGTCTGACTAGTCAAAGTGTCGCCCCAGGATCGCGGAAAGTCAAGAAAAA from Pirellulales bacterium includes these protein-coding regions:
- a CDS encoding type II toxin-antitoxin system Phd/YefM family antitoxin, with the protein product MPHAEWSIADAKSKLSEVLNLAEREAQIITRRDRRYVVLDGDEYRRLTGAAPSLKDLILSGPSLEGLDLLRDPSPGRELEL
- a CDS encoding type II toxin-antitoxin system VapC family toxin yields the protein MRTLIDTCVLSEVQRKQGHPRVRERFAALAAEDVFLSVLTLGELRKGIDKLKASARKRALASWFDRVVVAAGDRILSIDLETAAIWGEIAAKSEKKGKPIPAIDGLIAATALRHGLHLMTRNVADFEATGAMLINPWAESAD